The window TAGTTGAAAGATGAGAATTGGAATCATATCCAATAATAGATAGTCTAGAAAGAGAAATCAAATTTCTAGAAAAGGATGGAACATAAAAAGTATTTTCAAGATCTAATTGAAAATCGGTCTTTAAAATGAGTCTATAGGTCCCCACGCCTTTAACAGATGAACGCATCCGATTTCCAAAATAGATGCTTTGTTCACTTCCCAATGGCTTCCTTAGGTTCAGAAAGCCCTGCATGGTTTTGGAAATGTGAATTGTAGAACCACAATCAATCCACCAAGCATTATCAGAAACTTCAGTAAAGTTAGATTCATAACACACAAAGGTGAGATTACCTTTCTTTTCGAGccatttcttgtacttgaggTAATCTTTCTTCCAGTGCCCTTTCTTTTTGCAAAAACGGCATTTGTCTTTATTGCCATCTTTTTTTATAAGAACACTCttgccttttcctttctttgtgtTGCCTTTACCATGAGTCACTAGATGAACACTTTTTGGTGTCTCATGTTTCAATCTCTCCTCCTCTTGAACACACATGGTCAATAGTTCATTAATTGATCATTTTTCTTTATGTGTGTTATAAGAGATCTTAAACGGAGTATATTCCGACGGAAGAGAGTTGAGAATGAAATGTTTAAGAAATGATTCAGAAATCTCAACTTTAAGGGACTTTAATTTAGCCGCAATATCCCTCATTTCCATAATATGCTTGCGCACACTCCTACTTTTGTCAAGTGTCATGCTTGCAAGTTTCTTCATAAAGGTGCTAGCCAAAGCCTTGTCAGAGCTTACAAATTGTTCATCAATTGCTTTCATGTAAGCTTTGACTCGGTCACAATCAGGAATTGAACCCCTAATGCTTTGACTGATATGCGACTTAATGAGCATCAAACTTAGGCGATTAGATCGCTCCCACCGCTTATAAGCAACATTTTCATTTGGCAAACTAGAATCCGTGAAAATGGATGGTTCATTCTCATGAAGGGCCAAATCAAGATCCATGCACCCCAAAGTTAGAAGAATCTTGTCCTTCCATTCAGTGTAGTTTTCACCGGATAGCATTGGAATACGAGATGAATCATTAAAAAGAGTAGTGGTAGAAAAAACTGCAATATCCAAGAATAAACATACATTATTGCTATGAAATTTAAGACATAAAGATTGAATTAACCAATGTTAATTCAAATAATAAATTCAAACCTTCTTGTGGGTAGAGGTTGCCAAACACGCATTGAATTTACTTTCTTTATAATAAGACTGGTAAATTAAAACTATtaacaaaaatagaaatttccaTACCTGTGGGTCTAGGAAAATCTCTTAGCACAATGTTAAATTTACCATCTTATTTCAACTAATCTTATTAAAACTATCACTTTCCTGTGGGCCAAGTGATAATTTTAATAAATTAATTGTTTACTTAATTAGATGTTATTCAAGTAATTACTAGACATTTATGTGATTAAAATTCTAAACATCAAGCATATAAGATGATGTGGCTACTCTTAAATACAAGATGCAAAATCTTTATGATAACATCTATAAAGGTGACAAAATGAAAGGTTGATAAATGTcacaaattatagtttaaataATTAGGCGAAACAAGCAACTTGCTATGCCAATTATTAACCAATAATTTCAAGAGGCATGGAGTTATTTAAATAGAACTCAAAAAGTGCCTCAAAAGCAAAGTTCAACCTTCATTTAGCATACATGATGCAAAGTCAAAAGGCCCAAGTATACTAATCATAATTCATGCAAGATAAAATTAGTTATGTTGTATATACAAGCATAACCAAATGAAAATTAAATATCATACTAACGATATATGTATGACACATACTTGCATGATAAATAAATCATCACAAGGATGATACATATACATGGAATTAGCCATTAATTCTCAATAATTGAGATAATGGATACATAAATCCCATgacaaattgaatttgattcatTCAATATTAAATGAATCTATATAACTTTTCTCAGATTGCCAACAAACCATGAAATTATGTGTTAAACAACATGGCTAGAgggtggctctgataccacatgTTAATTCAAATAAGTACAAATAACTTGTACTAGGCAGCGAAAATTTAAATGATTTACCTCCAGCCATTGTTGTTGAACAGAGATTGATCTTTGCAACTCCTTGTCTTCTTACTTTGTTCTTGTCTGTGTAGACAAAGAGACTATGTAGATGtgtagaagaagagaaaagtagaAGGAGAATTTAGAGTAGGGATCTTCTAGCCTATGCCTAACCAAAAAGTGTATAATTGATGGAATACCAcaggctatttataggctagaCTAGGGACCCTTACGGGCAAATACAAAAATCCCTAGGGTTTccttccatcaaggaactcTTGCCAAAATCTATAACTGAAATTAATATTTTCTGACTAAttgattgatttgattgattaacTGATTGAATAAAATATCAATTAATAATAGATATCAATCAATCACTAACAAATGGAAtatactaattaattattgacaagatgtcaatcaattaattaggaTACCAATCACCAATCATTGCCTAATGGGAGATACCAATtaattgtcaatcaattaattagaaTATCAATCAATCATGTGGGTCATAATTTGCCTCTAAAGGAGGTAAGTCTTACATTCTGCACGAAATCATATTTATCCACAACTTCTACTAGTATCTGCTTCATTCTCTAATTTCTAACACATATTTTCCCAATCCTCAACACatatattttcttaatttcGCTGTTTATAATTTTGGGTGCCTTGCGTCTGTATTCCATGTTAAACTTCCCAATCATTATATCACCGTCCGTGATTGAAAGACAACTTGATGACCAGTCAAATCTGGATAACTATGTAGTTACTTTCATAACGAAAACCAAACTGACAGATATTGTCATTTATTCATTAAGAAGAGTGGAAATTGTTTTCCTCTTAGGGCCTGTTTGTTTggactgaaaatattttcccgaaaaagtttttccagaatttctggTGTTTGGAAGCAAAACAGGTTGGAAAATTATTTCAGCTGGAAAATGTTTTCACGCCACCAGGTGGAAAATAACTTCCACAACAACTTTACTGAAGTTAATTTCCGACGGCTTCACAACTCATCAATCTCATCACTGCTTAGGTATAATACATCTCAAATAAAACTCTTCACCCCAATACTGAAGAAACGTATAAATCAAAACAATTGATCATCGTTGTCGCAAACCCCATTTCCAGCCACCACAAATCCAAATGCTGGCGACCTTCCCCTCTTTTTCATCTTTTGCTATCTTATTCCTTTTCTCTACACTTTCACACAAAAACATCTATGAATATACAGAAAAATCTAGATATACAGTGAATCTTGCCTTTAGAAGTTTTTTGGAGAAGAGAAACTTAGAACATGTGAAGGAGAGGTTGGAGAAGATTTTTTAGCATAAGACTTTATAAGCATCAATACTGAAGCACTAATTTTCCATATGATGGTTCAATTAATGACTGAAATCACTACTAAAACAAGTTTTATGAGATTTCATCTTCTTGCCAATATCCAATTGTATGATATGCGATTGGTTCAAGAGATACGATGAGTTCTTGGTACTCTCTAGTTCAATTTGAATTATGGGAATCGAAAGAATTTGGCTTGCAGATTGATTATGGTAAATCAGATGCGATAAAGATGGATTGAGTGTAGATCCAGGTGGATAGTGGAGTGGTTGCAGAGCGAAATGAAAATACTGGTGGTAATATTCTTGggaaaaatttttagttttgtaaaatattttcaagaAAGCGTATCAAACACCAAAAAATTAAGGTAAACTATTTATTTTCCAGAAAAAAGATTTTCATTGGAAATATTTTCTTTCGAAAAAAATTAAGGTAAACTAATTATTTTCCGAAAAAACGATTTTCCAGaaaaaagattttggaaaaaagattTCCAAAAGattttcttttggaaaaaattttacGGTGAAACAAACAGACCCCAGTTTGCATTATGCCTTGTAATGGTTTTCGATGAGAAAACAATGTAACATTTTAGTATGTGCGAATCCGTCAGGAAGCTGAAGGAAGACGTCGTCGTTTAGCTCAAGGATTATAATTTTGCAGGAAACGGTGTCGTTCTACTTAAGTAGTTAGTTAGTGAGCTGGACAAAACTATAAAAAGGGAGCACGGGGATTGGCTGGGAATCATGACTTGTAACCAAATTCTGTTAAATGAAttactttctctctcttctcacAACTCTCTCTTGAatctttttccctctttctaATTTCCCTCCCAAAATCTGAATCTGATCAATCAAGGTCCTGACAaattggtaatcagagctatcGATCCTTGGAAATTCCAATGGCGGAAGGAACTCGCCTGGAATCCTTGGAGGTATACATCAAGAAACAAGAAGCGCGGTGGCAAGAAGCTATGGAGACTTTCCATGTTTCTCAACAGTAGTTTCGAGCTGATTTTGGTAGCGAAATCAGAGTAGAAATGGAGAATTCCAACATGAAACTGGAAAACCTGGAAGCATCAATGACTGGACTGGAGCAGAAATTCAACTCTTTCCTGCAAATGATGATGAACAAAGAAAAGAGCTCAGTGGAAGAAGCAAGAGAGAGGCCACTACTACCAACGCCACCGCCTCAACAAAGATTCAACAAAGAAGGCGAGAACAGTGGAGGCTTCATCAGAAGGGAAGAAGGTAGGATCTATATACCTAATCCTCCAAAATAAGAGCTACCTcttttttatggagaaaatccACAGGAATGGCTGAGAAAATGTAATAAGTATTTCCTGAATTATCAAGTGCTTGAGAACCAGAAGATAGATGTAgttgaaatatttttagaagGAAGGGCAGATAGGTGGTTTCAAGGACTCAAAATAGAAAAAGCAGGCGTAAATCGGAAAGAGTTTGAGGAGTTGCTGTGCAAGAGGTTTTGTAACAAAATTTGCAGAGACATAGTAGAAGAATTTAATAAGATTCAACAAGTTGGGAGTGTGGAGAACTATCAGGAAAAATTTGAGGAACTCAAGCCTCTAATGCTGATGAAAAATCCTCAACTAGATGAAGGCTATTTTGTATCTAGTTTTATTAGTGGACTAAAGGAAGAGATCAAGCCTATGATCAGAATGCTAAAACCTATAGAATTGTCTGCTGCCTATGAGATGGCTCAATTGCAGGAATACTCCCTGCAGTTGCAAAACAGGCAGGGGAAGGAGATGCAGAAGAGTTCTATGGAGAATAAGTTTGGAATGCAAAAAAATCAGCTCCCAAGCTCAACCACAGGGAGTTTGTACAAATTTCCCCCTGTGAGCCACCACAAACACTTCAATGCAAGGAAGGTGTCTCCAAATAACAACACCAAGAAGATTTCTGCACAGGAAATACAATACAGGAGGAACAATGGGTTGTGCTTCAAGTGTAGGGAGAAATATGGGGCAGGATATCAGTGTAAGATGGGACACTTAAATTTTTTCCTGGGGGAAGATGAGGAAGAGTCAAAGTTTGAGGATGCAGTTGGGGAACAGGATGAGCACACTGGAAATCCAGGATCTGTCATGGAATTGCACACACTGTCAGAATCTCTCAAAAGAAAAACTAGAGCAAATTATCCCATTGGCCACTAAACTTTTGCCATCGTCGAGTTTTggtcactcaactattaaaagtcTGATTTTGGCCACTAAAATGTATAAAAGCGAGACACGAGGCCATTCTATTAGATTTAGTCATTAACTTCGCTGATCTGTCCGTTTGCGCGATTTTCAATACAAAAGGTAGGGTTAATTTAGGAAGTTGAAAATAGATCTTCTTGTTCTTCTTGTATAAAGCTAATAAAGTTTACTTACCCGAGAAActacaagaaaaggaaatggaagaagccCAACTTGGATTAGAGGAAGTAGGACCAAGATCAACGCCACCAAGAGCCGTGTCAGCAAGATCCATGTCGCCTACATCGATGGCACCCATTTTGCCTACTTGTGTTTGTGGGATAAAGACAGTAATAATAACTTCATGGACTGCATAAAATCCGGGAAGAAGATTTTCCAAATGCGCATTGGGGGAGGTTTGTAACATCTTTTTAGATACTTAATTTATTATTGTGTAAGAAATATAatgaatttgttttttttttaaggatggTTGTGGCTATTGGGGTTGGATAGATGATGAAATGTGCGCACTATCTACAATGATTATACCGGGTCTACTCAGAAAGATCAATGGAATGGAGGAaaaaatggttgaatttgaaaaAGCTGCAAGAAAGTGGGAAGCAAAAGCTGTGAAATTAGAGGGTAAAATGAAGCTACTTGAAGTTGAAATTGCCAAGTACAAATCAGCCAATAAGCGACTTATTCGATGTGCATTGTTGCCTTGGCTAATAGTTGTCTTAGCAATGTTTGTTAGGAGAATAGATAATTCTGGTGGCATGCTACAAATTTGTGGCATCGTTGAAAATCACTGAAGAATAGCTACTCAGTTGGATGTAATGATAGCATATTGAAAGGCAAAGGGCAAATGGCATTATAAAGCCCCTTTTGTACCCTCTGTATAAACATTTTGATGTATAAAAGTTGAATTGTTCACATGAATAAATAGTTATTATTTGGTGTCAAAAAAGGTTTGAAACAATACATTTCAGTTCTACTAATTTCATCAATGACAGAGATATAAGAATTAAACAGACAAGTGCTGCATTAACATAGAACAATCTGTGTAGATTGGACAAAATAAATTGTTTATACATATGGACCATGTTCAATAGGTCAGCAtatcaaacccaaaacaaacTTCATACAGAAAGGCAAAATGTAGTTGAATTATGTCCCAATCTAGCTATagcttttcttcctcttcaatttctagATGTTGATcctcttttgacttttggttgTCCTCTGGTAGTTGTTGCTGAAGTTTCTCCTCTTCTAGTATCAACTCTACTCCATCTTCATCTCCAATTTTCATCTGTGAAAGGAGGTTCTTTACCTAAATATGCATAATTGGCATTAATCCGCCCATTTTCTGAATATGTTAACTTTCGtttatttaaagaaaaagtcGTGCACATGCAAACTATGGAATCTATCAGGTATTCTTTGCTATCATGCTATTGCAGCAATTCACAGAAATAATGGCGACTCCTATAAAGAGGTGTATGACTGCTACAACAGAGATCTGtttctaaaaatttatcaaaatatttTGTATCCTATCAATAGACAAGTAATATGGCCTGAAGCTGATGGGGTGGATCTTGATCCATCGGAAAGGATAGTGCAACCTAGCAGACCTAAGAATGCCAGGAAAAGAGATCCTGCTGAAACTCAAAAGACTGGAAACAGGTTACGGAGAAGGATAGTCATCAATTGTAAAAAATGTGGTGTTGTCGGCCATAATGCAGCTGGTTGCAAGGTGCAGCAACAAGACAATCAACAACAACAGAATCAGGGTAGCAAGGAATAGGAGCAGAACCAACAGCAGCAGCACCCTGAGAATATGCAACAGCAACGGCAGAACCAACAACAGCAACATTAGAGGCAGCATCATCAGACCCAACAACAGTTCCAGAGGCAGCATCATCAGACCCAGCACCAGCAGCAGGATCAATATCAATAGCAGCAAATCAGACACAGGATCAACATCAGCGGCAATAGCAACACCAGCAACAGGATCAACATCAGCAACAACAGTAGgatcagcagcagcagcagcagaatCAACAGCAGCAAGATCAAGAGCATCAGCAGAACCAACAACAGCAGCAATCACAAT is drawn from Coffea arabica cultivar ET-39 chromosome 1c, Coffea Arabica ET-39 HiFi, whole genome shotgun sequence and contains these coding sequences:
- the LOC140005830 gene encoding uncharacterized protein produces the protein MAGVFSTTTLFNDSSRIPMLSGENYTEWKDKILLTLGCMDLDLALHENEPSIFTDSSLPNENVAYKRWERSNRLSLMLIKSHISQSIRGSIPDCDRVKAYMKAIDEQFVSSDKALASTFMKKLASMTLDKSRSVRKHIMEMRDIAAKLKSLKVEISESFLKHFILNSLPSEYTPFKISYNTHKEK